A genomic region of Dreissena polymorpha isolate Duluth1 chromosome 4, UMN_Dpol_1.0, whole genome shotgun sequence contains the following coding sequences:
- the LOC127876623 gene encoding uncharacterized protein LOC127876623, with translation MSFNTFLSNMFATSTIDIPFATKLDMQNNVFEALAHPSCALQAPGFEISYSINAIHNYWGSKNLSEIVNTICGFEKNMGLSYVSYIPYYGDNMLTQLTSPENFNKSSAHGTFGGEITRNTQLAKSDFPIPILIQRSIVIRPGVSLYVETGVELRFLPYRGIYVQGSLKSIGENSSVRLTNAIDGHIWYGVIINGTSSLENDNTLLFDTHISGTFHGVITYVPHFQIKRIFISNSSKDCFTIYPTVEKRLYSFESSILAHCRNNGLFVNGIGSSIIEGLEVRNSSTGVKVSSSSGQIELRTVLISNISAAAVSITYNSNSESGNVSITNCAINNSSQGVIIDISNYATPNRISITNNVFQNISWDVLHLRFSTYTYYNKRNRSVEIDHNTFTNSCGIIINTWNVEQTSFSNNVMKDSICNKRPECFSTITASGYSHTSDNRNYEISTNVFENIQSSSCIVHLLDSDLPRFNGAFIYNQLIDNKATDGVVLANAFYAEIVENIFDNPASTFDVFTTLKADRNLNVTKNWWGNSDGIKVFSRISDQRRDPGLARFNVTPTLASREMDCSGVNNCSNQGECVRKNMCRCTTGWTGPMCTEYDCAGINRCYGNGICVGPNECECNLGWSGKLCIRASCINVNDCSGHGFCIRPDTCTCAVSFTGSNCSSCVPLHWGQECRPCPNCKHGQCDLMTGLCVCNTDNWTGALCDKCSEAFYDPECLPLVTVLDVVPRQGIDKGGNTVHVWGHNFQESSSYVCKFGNVISNGTWKAWDHVVCVAPKHPEGVVTVEISQDGVHFTNNKIMYAFYASCPIEACGRNLNPPHGLCIFGVCSCILPWHGDNCTMELLRPVIARPPVPQAANEFDDYMLELGLTQGDQPVRWALLEGFKGLSLDERSGRVSWKSIPANINPYIFRVQASNTIGQDTVTWNLSVPISYVPFVNESDSNRILPYPRPVQISGYINFTSKVKMVPVMIVVINARTGEQTVLNEWSNPLKPSVFTTTYYPKADESGLFNVIARHPGSRSDLGPQISWSVLGMQCIPPSVNVDETILSPDGTVTVYNISELLNVGEYNINNILIKVDGIEDTFIKRNVDNVIAVADIAVLKPRDPFLFDLVIRNARPLYGTIYIVFASDHGTTTRLRINIRLSIQKPVLSFLPNSISANILRGTQRFFNIGIKNIGKVAATNIDISLPNDPRITLVSLSLVNSSEDVVTGDKLGIPPDGEAQMTFGVTIGSNAALGEFHGTIYVNSKLTSTPLQYEFFVTSLQRFNLTFTIKDEYTYFAEGSPLVSGAKVSLSNPRRQYAQTFYTTNETGYVVFENLYEDRYTFRAEADGHGSYSAVIIAGANETHRDIFLQRIAVKYTWTVTPTTFQDKYIIQLESTFETNVPMPVVTIEPSHINTIPYEIGEEDTINFKITNHGLIRANNVRFSLPEGHPYLKFKTVIDDIGSVEANTSIIVPIEATLKTRPKRNIVAAVICGLAMLYDYDCGALQTRAIDISLVRETPDGRPMPCGLSSGGGGRGVGGGISLSGGGANTGSGSSVEYSPTTPLSCDCAKTLIKSCALAYHPIIGCSYAITDLGLSYAKSNGDFILFTLYAILAIADTAMACVFGVICSLCGVMYTTVRCIGDVVDNCDVGRRRREISSDVVNNMMQTSKPIGNFLQIMSEFFGDEAMFDVETSWFQTFKQTVADDTDLGQMLSEQERTSIINFVKNETSKAIMSRFLERWNNTASAWNNGSLTELEDTGGVISLSRLKPKIQQYQTDTDAALAKGYANIFFQYDNASSVYKQAEEKERSEGGSKEDGVCARVRVRILQELVLTRDAFTARLEMENGENSDLQNIKVQIEIRPTYGSSANYIDKFSIGKPTLIGLSGVDGTGSLQKDTSGSAEWLIIPYSTAAPQDDTQYDVGGTLSYSVGGSEFALPLLPDTITVKPNPSLIVHYFHEKYVQGDNPMTQTVEPVVPFSLAVMVMNKGFGIARALKITSGQPEIIENDKGLLVSFEIIGAQMGSNSITPSLTVDFGDITSSQTKTARWLMTSSLMGKFYNYSATFENINPLGDPQLSLLDDLGYHELFHLVRIENADKDDGLDDFLVNDFIDIDDIPDRLYNSYSGLDVMAVTHANITNVTAPSFVRSMNKSYTNITIIIQKHVSNWIYSRLENTFRPNEKLIYAEAVDGHRPLLLQKNVWQTTYIKNKTLIHLFDYVSNSSNMSSDTTYQLTYGSENMYAPKFNMTSLVQEVRRVTPVGSTVLNVVTYDLDNDEIDILMMSNTTVFMIKKTSSSTASLTVVTPLNPGVFVIALLARDHGIPPKTSLANVSLTITDDINTTTPVFSSQSATSTTETSTVSSNASSTALKTATPSETITSTEPSTNVTIPTTDYTKDGSTRMSTTGEMSTSTNSNVSSSSTIAKTNATVSTTTTYQTTDTPTLSPTTHDLYTTRDPTGGNLSTSTKPSTTNATGTSSTSTESTSTKSVSTTQNISTTTGEFTTSNVFSVSTRSTNITSTVPNQGSVFAYSIVPTVIGCAVGVIVFWPLL, from the exons ATGTCTTTCAATACCtttttatcaaatatgtttgCCACGTCAACCATAGATATCCCTTTTGCAACTAAACTTGATATGCAAAATAATGTGTTCGAAGCACTTGCCCATCCCTCTTGTGCACTTCAGGCGCCTGGGTTCGAAATTTCGTATAGTATTAATGCCATTCATAATTACTGGGGAAGTAAGAATCTTTCAGAAATTGTAAACACGATTTGTGGATTCGAAAAAAACATGGGGCTCAGTTACGTTTCATATATACCTTACTATGGGGATAACATGTTGACACAGTTGACATCACCCGAAAACTTCAACAAAAGTAGCGCTCATGGAACATTTGGTGGTGAAATTACCAGGAACACGCAACTGGCGAAATCAGACTTCCCAATACCGATACTAATACAACGTTCAATTGTGATTCG GCCAGGAGTTTCTCTCTACGTTGAGACAGGTGTTGAACTGCGTTTTCTCCCATACCGAGGAATATATGTGCAAG GTTCACTGAAATCGATTGGTGAGAATAGTTCCGTTCGGCTGACCAATGCCATTGATGGTCACATCTGGTATGGTGTAATCATCAACGGAACCTCGTCTCTAG AAAATGACAACACGCTGCTGTTTGATACTCATATATCAGGTACCTTCCATGGGGTCATAACATATGTTCCACACTTCCAAATTAAGAGGATCTTTATATCGAACTCATCAAAAGACTGCTTCACCATCTACCCAACAGTTGAAAAACGATTATATAGTTTTGAGTCTTCTATACTGGCACATTGTCGTAATAATGGACTGTTTGTAAACGGCATCGGAAGTTCGATCATCGAGGGGCTTGAAGTTCGGAACAGCAGCACAGGGGTGAAAGTGTCAAGTTCTTCAGGTCAGATAGAGCTGAGAACTGTACTTATCAGCAACATTTCAGCCGCTGCGGTCTCGATCACATACAACTCGAATTCTGAATCAGGAAACGTATCTATCACTAACTGTGCTATCAATAATTCGTCTCAGGGTGTTATAATTGACATTAGCAATTATGCAACCCCGAACAGAATTTCAATCACTAATAATGTTTTCCAAAATATTTCTTGGGATGTTCTTCATCTGAGGTTCTCTACGTATACGTATTATAATAAAAGGAATCGATCTGTTGAAATAGATCACAACACATTCACAAACTCTTGTGGTATCATCATTAACACTTGGAATGTTGAACAAACTTCTTTCAGCAACAATGTTATGAAGGACTCAATATGTAACAAAAGACCTGAATGCTTTTCGACGATAACAGCGTCTGGATATTCACACACAAGTGACAACCGAAATTATGAGATTTCTACTAATGTTTTTGAAAACATACAAAGTAGTTCATGTATTGTTCATTTACTGGATTCTGACTTGCCGCGTTTTAACGGGGCGTTCATTTACAATCAACTCATCGATAACAAAGCTACTGATGGTGTTGTCCTAGCGAATGcattttatgctgaaatagtGGAGAACATATTTGACAATCCAGCTTCAACATTTGACGTATTCACAACTCTTAAAG CAGACAGAAACTTAAATGTTACAAAGAACTGGTGGGGAAATTCCGATGGAATTAAAGTTTTCAGTAGAATATCCGACCAACGTAGAGACCCTGGCTTAGCACGTTTCAACGTCACGCCCACATTAGCGTCGCGTGAAATGGATTGTAGTGGCGTAAACAACTGCAGCAACCAAGGAGAATGCGTCCGAAAGAACATGTGCCGGTGTACGACGG GTTGGACAGGCCCCATGTGCACCGAATATGATTGTGCGGGGATCAATCGATGCTATGGCAATGGTATATGTGTTGGACCAAACGAATGCGAATGCAATCTTGGTTGGAGCGGAAAACTGTGCATCCGCGCGTCATGCAT TAATGTGAATGACTGTAGTGGGCATGGGTTTTGCATTCGACCAGACACGTGCACGTGCGCTGTGAGTTTCACCGGAAGTAACTGCAGCAGTTGTGTACCGCTTCACTGGGGACAAGAATGTCGACCTTGTCCAAACTGCAAACATGGACAGTGTGACTTAATGACAG GATTGTGTGTCTGCAATACTGACAACTGGACGGGCGCCCTCTGCGACAAATGCAGTGAAGCTTTCTATGACCCGGAATGTCTGCCTCTCGTCACTGTTCTTGATGTGGTACCCCGCCAGGGAATTGATAAAGGAGGAAACACAGTACATGTGTGGGGACACAACTTCCAGGAAAGCAGCTCGTACGTCTGTAAATTCGGCAATGTCATTTCCAATGGTACGTGGAAGGCGTGGGATCACGTTGTATGCGTGGCGCCAAAGCATCCTGAAGGCGTGGTGACGGTTGAGATATCTCAAGATGGAGTACATTTCACGAATAATAAG ATAATGTACGCTTTTTACGCATCCTGTCCAATAGAAGCGTGTGGCCGAAACCTCAACCCGCCACATGGCCTGTGCATCTTTGGTGTATGTTCCTGCATTTTACCATGGCATGGCGATAACTGCACAATGGAATTACTTCGCCCGGTCATTGCGCGTCCTCCCGTGCCACAGGCAGCTAACGAGTTTGACGACTACATGTTAGAACTGGGTCTGACACAG GGTGATCAACCAGTGCGATGGGCGTTATTAGAAGGCTTTAAAGGTTTGAGCTTAGATGAAAGAAGTGGGCGTGTTTCATGGAAGAGTATTCCAGCAAATATCAATCCATACATATTTAGGGTGCAAGCTTCGAACACTATAGGACAGGACACAGTAACCTGGAACTTATCCGTGCCAATCTCGTATGTCCCATTTGTGAATGAAAGCGACTCCAATCGAATTCTTCCGTATCCTCGACCGGTGCAGATATCGGGCTATATAAATTTTACTTCGAAAGTAAAAATGGTGCCTGTGATGATTGT CGTAATTAATGCTCGAACCGGAGAGCAAACGGTGCTAAACGAATGGTCCAACCCACTGAAGCCTAGCGTCTTCACAACAACATACTACCCAAAAGCTGATGAATCCGGATTATTTAATGTG ATCGCGCGACACCCAGGTTCGAGGTCTGATTTGGGACCGCAGATATCCTGGTCCGTGCTTGGCATGCAGTGTATACCGCCCTCGGTCAACGTCGATGAAACTATTCTGAGTCCGGATGGAACTGTTACTGTGTACAACATATCAGAACTACTGAATGTTGGAGAGTACaacattaataacattttaatcaaG GTAGATGGAATAGAGGATACATTTATTAAGCGAAATGTGGACAACGTAATCGCTGTTGCAGATATTGCAGTTTTGAAGCCTCGAGACCCATTTCTTTTTGATTTAGTTATACGGAATGCTAGACCGCTTTATGGcacaatttatattgtttttgcatCTGACCACGGAACTACAACTCGCCTCAGGATAAACATTCGTCTTTCAATTCAAAAACCCGTGTTATCGTTTCTTCCAAATTCCATCAGTGCAAATATTTTACGCGGAACTCAACGATTTTTTAACATTGGCATTAAGAATATTGGTAAGGTTGCTGCAACAAATATTGATATAAGTCTACCGAACGATCCACGAATAACGCTGGTGTCGCTGTCCTTAGTTAATAGCTCAGAGGATGTTGTCACTGGAGATAAACTCGGTATTCCCCCGGATGGTGAAGCACAGATGACCTTTGGTGTAACCATAGGATCGAACGCCGCTTTAGGAGAATTTCACGGAACTATTTATGTTAATTCAAAGCTGACTTCTACTCCTTTACAATACGAGTTCTTTGTCACATCACTGCAGCGGTTTAATCTCACCTTCACGATTAAAGATGAATACACGTACTTTGCGGAAGGTTCTCCATTGGTTTCAGGTGCAAAGGTTTCACTTTCAAATCCTCGAAGACAGTATGCACAAACGTTCTACACAACAAACGAAACGGGTTATGTTGTGTTTGAAAACCTCTACGAAGACCGATATACATTTAGAGCAGAAGCAGATGGCCACGGCAGCTATAGTGCTGTTATTATTGCTGGTGCTAATGAAACACACAGAGATATATTTTTGCAAAGAATTGCTGTAAAATATACTTGGACAGTAACTCCAACCACATTCCAGGATAAATATATCATTCAGCTTGAATCGACATTCGAAACGAAC GTACCTATGCCAGTTGTTACTATAGAGCCTTCCCATATCAACACTATACCATACGAGATCGGAGAGGAAGACACCATCAACTTCAAAATCACTAATCATGGCCTTATAAGAGCGAACAATGTGAGATTTTCTCTTCCGGAGGGCCATCCATACCTGAAATTTAAAACG GTCATCGATGACATCGGCAGCGTTGAAGCAAACACATCAATAATTGTTCCGATTGAAGCAACATTAAAAACTAGGCCAAAGCGCAATATTGTTGCGGCTGTTATATGTGGATTGGCAATGCTCTATGATTACGACTGTGGTGCATTGCAAACTCGTGCTATTGACATCAGCTTGGTACGCGAGACCCCCGACGGGCGGCCTATGCCGTGTGGACTATCTAGTGGCGGCGGTGGTCGTGGCGTTGGTGGTGGTATATCTT TAAGTGGAGGAGGAGCTAATACCGGAAGTGGCAGTTCTGTTGAATACAGTCCAACAACTCCACTATCATGTGATTGTGCAAAAACCCTGATAAAAAGTTGCGCGTTGGCTTACCACCCGATAATTGGTTGTAGCTACGCAATAACGGATTTAGGACTGTCATATGCG AAAAGCAACGGCGATTTTATTCTCTTCACATTATACGCCATTTTGGCTATAGCGGACACAGCGATGGCATGCGTGTTTGGTGTCATCTGCAGCCTATGTGGAGTGATGTATACCACAGTTAG ATGCATTGGTGACGTTGTCGATAATTGCGATGTGGGCCGACGGCGCAGAGAGATCAGTTCTGACGTCGTAAATAACATGATGCAGACGTCAAAGCCTATAGGCAACTTTTTGCAGATAATGAGTGAGTTCTTCGGAGACGAAGCAAT gtTCGATGTTGAAACCTCATGGTTCCAAACGTTCAAACAGACTGTAGCGGACGATACTGACTTGGGTCAAATGCTTTCGGAACAAGAACGCACATCTATTATAAACTTCGTAAAAAACGAAACCTCGAAGGCGATTATGAGTAGATTTCTGGAACGGTGGAATAACACAG CATCTGCGTGGAACAACGGCAGTCTTACAGAACTGGAAGACACAGGCGGTGTGATAAGTCTGTCTCGCCTAAAACCCAAAATTCAACAGTATCAAACCGACACAGATGCCGCCTTGGCAAAGGGTTATGCTAACATATTTTTCCAATATGACAATGCATCTTCTGTCTACAAACAAGCAGAGGAAAAAGAG AGGTCGGAAGGAGGTTCGAAGGAGGACGGTGTTTGTGCAAGAGTTAGAGTTCGCATTCTCCAAGAACTGGTTCTTACTCGCGATGCATTTACTGCTCGCCTGGAGATGGAAAATGGGGAAAACTCTGACCTTCAAAACATCAAAGTTCAGATAGAAATCCGACCGACTTATGGATCTTCAGCGAATTACATCGACAAATTTTCCATTG GAAAGCCAACACTGATTGGACTAAGTGGGGTAGATGGCACTGGCAGTCTTCAAAAGGACACCTCAGGGTCAGCCGAGTGGTTGATAATCCCTTACTCGACCGCTGCACCTCAAGACGACACTCAGTATGACGTTGGCGGGACATTGTCATATAGCGTAGGTGGATCAGAGTTTGCATTGCCTTTGCTTCCGGATACAATAACGGTTAAGCCAAACCCTAGTCTTATTGTTCACTATTTCCATGAAAAATACGTCCAAGGAGACAATCCGATGACACAGACAGTGGAACCAGTTGTTCCATTTAGTCTTGCAGTTATGGTTATGAATAAGGGGTTTGGTATTGCCCGCGCGTTAAAGATAACATCCGGCCAGCCGGAAATAATCGAGAATGATAAAGGATTGTTAGTATCATTCGAAATAATTGGTGCGCAAATGGGATCGAACTCAATTACGCCATCACTGACTGTTGATTTTGGGGATATAACATCCTCTCAAACTAAAACAGCGCGATGGTTAATGACGTCATCGCTCATGGGAAAGTTCTATAACTACAGCGCAACATTCGAGAACATAAATCCACTCGGAGATCCTCAGTTGTCTCTCCTGGACGATTTAGGATACCACGAACTGTTTCATCTTGTTCGCATTGAAAACGCAGATAAGGATGACGGATTAGATGACTTTTTAGTGAACGACTTTATTGATATTGATGACATTCCTGATCGACTTTATAATAGCTATAGCGGGTTGGACGTTATGGCCGTTACACACGCGAATATTACAAACGTTACTGCACCATCGTTTGTCAGATCGATGAACAAAAGCTACACAAATATTAccataataatacaaaaacatgtgAGCAACTGGATATATAGCAGATTGGAAAACACATTTAGACCCAATGAAAAACTGATATACGCGGAAGCTGTTGATGGACATCGACCGTTATTGCTCCAAAAGAATGTTTGGCAAACAACatatatcaaaaataaaacattaattcacCTGTTTGACTACGTTTCCAATTCATCGAACATGTCCAGCGACACGACATATCAACTAACATACGGTAGTGAAAACATGTATGCACCTAAATTTAACATGACTTCCTTAGTTCAGGAGGTTCGACGTGTCACACCTGTGGGGTCTACTGTACTAAATGTTGTAACATACGACCTGGATAACGATGAGATAGACATACTCATGATGTCGAACACCACCGTGTTTATGATAAAGAAAACTTCGTCTTCGACCGCATCGCTGACTGTTGTTACGCCACTTAATCCTGGTGTTTTTGTCATTGCACTGTTGGCGAGGGACCATGGTATTCCTCCAAAAACGTCCCTTGCAAATGTTTCATTGACCATCACGGATGATATTAACACCACTACCCCCGTTTTCTCTTCACAATCTGCGACGTCAACTACGGAAACCTCAACTGTATCTTCGAATGCAAGCTCGACAGCTCTTAAAACAGCGACTCCATCCGAAACCATAACGTCAACTGAACCGAGTACAAATGTAACAATACCCACTACGGATTATACCAAAGACGGATCAACCAGGATGTCTACAACTGGCGAAATGTCTACATCAACCAATTCAAACGTATCGTCATCGTCCACAATTGCAAAAACAAACGCGACAGTCTCTACAACGACTACATATCAAACCACAGATACACCAACTTTGTCTCCAACTACACATGATCTGTATACTACAAGAGATCCAACCGGTGGGAATCTTTCTACCTCAACAAAGCCTTCAACCACAAACGCAACCGGTACTTCATCAACTTCCACTGAGTCTACATCAACAAAGTCGGTTTCCACAACTCAAAACATATCAACCACTACGGGAGAATTTACGACATCGAATGTTTTCTCAGTGTCAACTAGGTCGACCAATATCACTAGTACAGTTCCTAACCAAGGAAGTGTTTTCGCATACTCGATTGTGCCTACCGTGATAGGATGCGCGGTAGGGGTCATAGTTTTCTGGCCGTTATTATAA